In the genome of Stigmatopora nigra isolate UIUO_SnigA chromosome 7, RoL_Snig_1.1, whole genome shotgun sequence, the window actgAAAGCATAATGGGTTTAGAGTTTGCgtcaagtaaataaaataagcaaTATTAATAACTTTTACTACATATACCTAACTATTATAATTCTGTCATAATTCATTCAATATACAACTTtagattatatatacatattatctAAATTCTATAATTTTTGtatatacttttgacttttctACGTTCGTGCAACATCTGAATTGCCCTTAACTTATTAGGTCAGCGATAATGTTGGTTTTTCATCAAATTCAATTTTGGACTTCCTTGTCCTCTTTGCCtgtaaacatttaaatagtGCCATGAAAGGTATAGCAATACTAGGGATGCCTGCCAGGATAAAAATGATGACGTAGATCCATGGTGGATATGACTTCTCTTCCAGCGAAGGGAATTTTtccttggaaaaaaacaaacaaacaaaaacattaatgaGCAATAATGGCAAACGGTGTAAAAGGTAAATGTTATAATTATTTCAGGTATTCATTGATTAACATACATATTCAGGATCCCAGGCTTTATAAACTATCTTTTCTGAAACTTTGGTGATGAAGTAAAAGATTAGAATGAAGATCATGATGAGTGGACTGATGAATCTCCACGTAGCCTGCCAGAAAATGTTAGGTTTGTGTCCAATCATGAACTCGATGTCTTCATTAAATCTGAACAGATAaaggcacacaaacacatgtcATGTACTATTTGACTTGTGGTCAAATCTTTTtcgaaaaggttaaaaaaaaaaaaaaaaactttagaacCCTCTGTTATAATAGCTTCTGAAAAATAAGAACCTAATACAATTACCTGTCTATTCCATATATGTAAACCACTGCAAACATTTCACAGAACCCAACCACCAACAGTGGGATTGATCCTCCATAGGTGTCAAATAATGCAAGCCAATAATTTCCTGAACCTTGGACAAAAATCAGGCCCACAAGACAGCAGAGTAAACATGTCACACCTGAAGAAaggaaatgaacattttcagaacGTTTATCAGCCAAAACCTAAACAATACATCTCTTCATAAATACATGGGCCAAGTGTGTAATTTACCAGTGACAGCTTCTTTGGGCCACTTCTTGGGGAAAACTTTGAAATCTTGAAGAGGTACCAAAACTCCTTCAATATTGCCAAACATCGATGAGAGTCCAAGGCTGAACAGCATCACAAAGAAAAGGACTGACCAAAGTGGGGAAAATGGCATCTTGGTGATTGCCTCTGTAAACACGATAAACGCTAAACCAGTTCCTTCGACGCCCTAAAAAAGTGAAGCAAAGGAAATTAGTTTTGAAAGTAGAATAGACATTTTCCAGTGTaaaatataaacacacaaaaggCATTAGTCCAGTCCATAAGTGTCTGGTAGCTAAAAGTTGTCAAGTGGAGAAAGAGCAGTTGAACTGTTACCTCGCtaagaaatacatttaaatcacAAGTGTCCAGATTCAGGCCCTGAATCACATTTGGATATGTTGCATTGAGATCTTGTAGAGCTTCAGTGTAGTTGCTGTCAATGATGTATCCCTCCGGAAGTTCAAATATATTTACGAGAGTCAAGATGTtcctgaaattaaaaaaaaaaattatttggcaAAATGTTTCACCACTGCAGAATGTCCCGTATGAGTTGATGACATAATGCAATAACAAGCACCCATTAATGCAGGTGTCATATCGTTGTGTTGCTCTGAAGCCGATGATTGTATAGATGACGGTAGCAGCGAAAACAGACGTGACCCCGTTAATGGTAGAGACGATCACTGCGTCCTGTTCACAGTTGTTGCTGAGAGCATACAGATATTCAAGATGAGATTTGCATATGTGCACAGTCGTTTAAAATATCCAGTGTATGGCTTACTGTATTGAGTTGTAACTGGAGAAGGATATGAGGCCCCCAAACGCCAAAGAGAAGGAGTAGAAGACCTGAGCACCAGCGTTCAACCACGTTGCAGGCTTAGCCAGCTCATCAAGCTGGAGATTGTAAGGAAATTGATTATTCAACAGTGTGAGACCATTCAACAGCTGTATAAAACGTTTCTTGGAATATGATTAATCAAAGTCATGAAAAAGAAGCTCACATTTGGTGTGAACAGAAACTTGAGTCCACTTATAGAACCTTTCAAGGTCAACCCTCTGATTAGAAAAATGGTCAGCACCACATACGGAAGAGTTGAAGTCACATATACAGCCTGCCAagaataacagcaaaaaaatcaatcagtAAACATTGCCCGTATTGTCATACTCTTTATCTATGAGAaggcattatttattattttccgtCCTTCAATCTGGAACTGTTACCAGATAAAATGTAGTAAGTCATCTATTTATCATTAGATGCATTTGTAGTTTAAAGTACACCATTCGGAAAACATAGCCTACACCGACAGATATTTTTCAGTAGTCTTCAATTGAGAACACCTATGTTTTATTGCACAACTTGTGAAGACACATTTCTCTCAAATTCAGAATGGCTTGCTCATGCTTTAACCAGGCAAGCAAAAGCCCATTCTATGTCCTTGTACACAAgcaataatagtattttttccattatttgtgcCTTTTAAATAGAGAATACCCCCTTACCTTTCCAGTAGTCTCGATGCCACGCACAATGCAGACATAGAGCACAGACCAGGCACAAATGTGAGTCAATAACGTCCACCATTGTATTCCGCCATCATCCATAATATTGGTAGTTGTGTTCAATGTCTCCCTGTACCAAAAGTAGTCCACTGGGCTGCTTCTTGCACACTCCGAGACAAAATCTGCAGTTGAgatgttttaaaattattattatttttttttaattgtcactGATATTCCCTATTATTCTAAAAACTCCATACCAGTTAAATTTTCATTCATTGGACACTGGCTCCAAGGTAGCGGGTCTTGAAATGAGTTGAAGAAGTACCAAAGAATCCAAGCAATGATATTATTGTAGTACAGGCTGATGGTTAGAGATACACACATGGAAGCAATACCTGCAAGAACATGTTTCCCTTTAGTCTAGATTCTTGAAGGCCTCATTAATGGCgctactaccgtattttcagaactataaggcgcacttaaaagtcttacattttctccaaaatacacagggcaccttataatccagtgtgctttatatatgaaaaaatgtgtcatttattgtgggtgcgccttataatgcagtgcgctctataatgcagtgcgccttatagtcctgaaaatacggtaatctaaaATGTGCTTACCAATTCCAGTTAGGTAAGGATGAATAGAGGACCACACTCCCACGCTGCCTCCCCTTAAACGCTGACCAATCGCAAACTCGAGATACAGGAGAGGAATTCCCTCAAGGACCAACAATATTAGAAAGGGAATCATAAATGCACCTGCAGGTAAGATTTTAAAAGGTATTAGAAGCCGTTATCTGTATTTACATCCTGTCGTTTATATTGATATGAATTGACACATAAGAAAGCAGCTGATAAAGCAACTCTTTAGGCACGTGCACTTTTATAAAAGTGCCAGCCTTGTAGAGAATATAAAAAAGCCTTATCTGACTGTGAGGACAGAGAATATTGCTGGTTAAGCAGTATTATCACCTCTCCAAATGATTTCTATACTTAATGACTACAATAACATGCCAATGGCTctctgtcacacacacacacgggagTCGTAAACAGCTATTTTTCTTTCAGGATGCCATTTGAATGATTGCACTTCCTTTATTGTTCTGGAGGTGCGTTTGGTTTAAAGgtttccagaaaataaaaatgcaatattattaTGTCAATAGCAGTATATAGCTGTTACTTATTAATTTGGTAGAAGAACATTTTACCAAGGAAATAATTAAAGGTTAAAGTGATGTAATTTTCGAATTATAAGCCGCTACTTTTTCCCCATGTTTGAACCTTGTCGTTTAGTTTAGTGCGGCGtatttctagattttttttctggctatTGAGCTGCATAAATTAAATGTAGTAAATGTCCAATAATACAATGTTGGCACTTGGGTCTTATCGTTCAATGCGGTTTATAGCTgaacaaaaacagtttttttttgtgtaatataaTAACAAATTAGTACAcatattttggaaatatttttaaaaagctaacttttgacttaaaaagatGCTTactacacaaacaaaaatatttcatgatgTTTTAAAACCTTGTTTCTTCATATTTTACTTAGAAAAAGACCAACTCAAGGAATTGGCATGTCATATAGCATATAAAATGCTTTCAGCATTATTTTGacttcaaaaatgaaaaagaatatGCCCCCCAAATACTATGATCTTTTTCCCATGTAAGCTAATATGACTCTTACCCCGACAGTATTAATCTCGGTGTCATTATTTACATCATACAAGAAAATGGCCTTTCAATAGTCTAGACATTTAATCTGCCAgccaaaaatattacaaataattCATTGTGTCTTGGTCTTAACCTCAATAAGTCCTCACCCACCTCCTCCATGACTCTGACACAAATAAGGGAAGCGCCAAACATTTCCGAGTCCCACACAAAAGCCCACGCAGGTCAGCATGTACTGTGCCTTGTTCTCCCATTTCGGCCTGTCCCCTGCTTCTTCTTTTTCGAGCTTGTCCAGTTGCTGGTGGGACAGTATCCTGTCATCCAGGCCCGGGTTGGGGAGTGTGAGCTTCATCTTCCTCTAGTGCACTGTAAATTCTTGCCACGGACACTAAATAGCGGACTTTATAGCAAAGCTCTGTAATATATTGACAGAGAACCTGAAAAGGGAGGTGTGACACCTTTTTAAAGCCCTCAAATGGAACATAAGTAGTGTCGTATCTGCTACTGGTGGATCATtacacttgtaaaaaaaatatacagggAAACATTCTCTTTTGATAGTATAGTTTACTAACCAGggtgaactgaaaaaaaatgaatagatagAGCAGGGGTATCAAACAAGAGGCTCTCGAGCCACACGTGGCTCTcggccaaaatgaatgcggcttttttctcattatattttgtatatatattgtggCTCTTTGCCGTGTTTTATGTttcacttatttttattctattaaaACACACTCATTGGGGCCCATTCAAATAAGTAAGGGGAAGAAAGtgttatggtgaataatatggtttaaattgtatgattttgtgtgtctgttttgGCAGGTCACTGCAtgttgtggctctttgactctcacagtttaacGAGCTGAACTAGGACGTTTTCAACGATATGCACTTTTTACGGCAGCCACGAGAGGGTGCCACAACGCTCGTAACATGGGAGCTCCCCGGCTTTGGTGCATCGCTCCCTCAATAGCAAAAGACGCGTCGTCCTCATCAACTTAGTGCTTCAATACCACGGTGATCCTGGATGCCGCATAAGAGAGAAACAGTCAAAGCCAGCAATCTTGACTTCTTCGCACACCGCTGCATCCACCCTTCTGTCCGTTTTTTCGGTGCAGAATATAGCGTGGTGGTGGTGCATGCCGGATGGCTGCCATGCCCGCATGGAGACGCTCCGAGTAGGATCATAAGGAGAGACAGCTGCGGAGGGACCTGCGCCCGAGGATCTGTCCGCAGTCGCCCGCCTGTATTGACCTTCCTCAGTCGCCCTTGCATGGAGGACAAAACATGGCTACGTTTGTATGCAGGGTGCAGTTTTTAGATGATACTGATCCATTCAACAGCACCAACTTTCCGGAGCCCAGCAGACCTCCTGTGTACACATTCAGGGAAGATATTCCTCTCATCAATCAGATTGCTGGAGTGCACAGGCTGCTCAGAGCCCCGCATAAGGTATGCACTGTTGTTGACATCTTACTTAATGCTTAATAATTAGGCCTCGGAGTTGCTATCAATAAATGGAGGGGATGATTGATTAGGTCTATGCTTTATTCACATGCATTTTTACATTGGATGCATGAATGGGAGTTATTGTGTATGATTTTTAATCTGACGTGAGAACAATTTGCTTGAGAGGTGGAAACATCTGCTCATGTTTACTTTAACCACATTAATCCATGAGTTTgacctgatttaaaaaaaatcctctcctGCAAGTTCATTGTCCTATAGTGCCGTATATGATTTTGATTGTATTAtcatttcttttatattttaaaaaagaattgaTATGACAAAGTTGTTCAAATGTTATGAGCCTTATTCCAAGAGGTCACCTTTGCtctgattatttatttgcacATCACCTGAGATGGTTTTTACTTTACAGCTGTGCCTTGTTTAGGTCAAttggtgaattttttttaacttattcaaTGGGGTTAGAACCATAATTTGTTACATTTATTGAGGTGTGTCAAAACTTCTCCCTCTACTTATTATACATAATCAAGACCAATAAAAATGCCAAATCAATAACAAATTCACCTTTATGTGGGGGTGGCTTGGTGGGTGAGTTGTTAGCGCgtgggcctcacagtgggagtcccgggttcaaatccaggtcacgtccacctttgtggagtttgcatgttttttctgggcctgtgtgggttttctctgggtactctggttttctcctacattccaaagacatgcataataggctgattggaaactctaaatagCCCCTAAAGTGGgcatggttgtccgtgtccttgtgccctgcgatttgctggctaccaattcagggtgtcccctgccactggcctgaagtcagctgggataggctccagcacccccgtgaccctagtgaggataaatcgattcaaaaatgagatgagataaagtcaatacatatgtagtatatttaatgataaatgtAATTCACAACAATAATACATGACCAACAATATTTGATTTATAGGGTTTGTACCTAAAGTTAAGcgaattaacatattttttgcacAGGCAGACCTATGGATACTTCAAAATAAACTATCACAAATgtgataaaacattttaaatgtcaataatctATACAATGATTCAGAGGGTTTCATGCATGCTGTCTATGCATTGATGGATAAATTATGTCGACGCAAACCAGACATGTCAGAAAAGCAAGCAGTCTGCCGGTTTGCATATATATTGTAGCAGATAGGTCTACCAAATTCATAAACATTTGGCTTATGGTCTGCTGTGGCGTTTTACTCCAGAACATATGGGCGCAGTCTACCAAAATAAGCCCCCCAGACTTTATGGAGCATATATTATCATTTCCCTCTGCATCTATCATGCAGATCGACAGTTCCGCTGTGGCGACCCCTGAGGGGATAAGTCCAAAAGTTAGTCACTTTTTGGTGCCCTTGACGTCTGGTTTGTGGAGTGAGGCCAAGTGGAGGGAAAATATTGTTCAGTCTTAGAAGAATAGACTCTCACTTCACAACAAAGTCAATCTGGAcacattatgtattttttcttccatgaGAAATTATAGAGTGCCATAATGAGAAGTTATGTGAAATGTTGTAAAATACAGGTTCCTTCTCAGTGCTTGTAAAGGGGGAATTTTCAAAACTTTTTTCATATTGTTATGCacattttcaatgttatttctCAGCACATGATGCCCACTTGTTTCATTACTATTGTAATATGCCATTCTaaaacaattcattcatttaagaaAAGAAATTACAGCACACCGAGCTctgtttgaaagaaaaaaaaggaaaattaattttaatttattaggATTATTTCAAATAAACGTACAATTCAGACTTTCCATAGTTCGGCGGCAGATAGCACAGTTCAATCGGAAATTGCatagtgtttatttttacttttttctccTTTAACTGCCTGCCCTGCCAGTGGACCACAGTGTGGTGGTTGAAGGGTGAGGCTAAGGCGCAATGTGAGAGCACACAACTTGTGGTTCCCACTCTGGTCTTGGTCAAAACACAGGGccacatgggttcaaatccggtgTAGGGGCCAGGCTAGCTGAAAAAATTCTTCACTGCCATTCGGTTTCTCAAATCTCACGCATCGAGCCTGTCTCTTAGTCGTTTTAAGGCCATTCTCACACCCTTTGGGATAGATTAGATTTCCTCAAGCTTGGTCAGTTCACTATTTTTGTGCGTTGGCAAAAGCAAAAATTACTTAATGGCATCTGGgggaaaatattcttttttcaaCCTCATCTTTAGgcataaaataaatagaaaaactcTAGAAGGCTTCATGGCAGGGTTAGGTCTCTGTGCCAAAATGTAATGGACATCATTGCCCTTTTTCAGCGCCTGAGAGACATTTCAATTGGCTGTCATTCACATTTACGTTCAAAACATTATAGTCTCTCAGGATAAGTAAATAGTCTGGTCATTTTAGGCTTATATGTCTGGATATCCTAGTCCGTAATTTGCAGTCTGGAGAAGCGCTCTTAGACCTCATCTGTCTGTGTTCGGCATACTGTAGTACCGCATACTGTGTACTCCCTCTCCTGCATTTGGTTGCCCACTTCACTTTGGAATATGAGATGTCATGTATGATGATggtttgaaataaatatttgtcTGACTAGTGTCTAGGTTGGGCTCAtgaaattattttgacaaactTGAATTTCAGGTTAATTTTGGAATTCACTGCATCACTGATCACTACAAGTCGGACTCGGTAAACAATTGGTGAAAACCCTTTAAGTCTTAAAGTTTAAGAGGAATCTCCCATCTCCCTTTTAGCCTAGTGTGTGACATGTTTATTAAACTAAAAAACAGACAAGAGACACTGGACCTTAAAGCTGTTCCAAAATTTGTCATTGAGTGCTAACAGGAGCCAATAAGAGGTCCCTGACTCTTGACATCCACGGGAGCTTAGACACCAAACTGACTCAAATTCTTTACATGCTGCACACATGATCAGTGAACCCAGCGAACAGACGTTACAATGGTGACAGGAAGAGGTCAGTGACATAATTCAGTTGAGACAGGAGGAGGATCTCTTGGTGGATGAAGATCCAGATACAAAACATCCGGAAAAGTCATCAGCAGCCTCAATGGAGACAGCAGACACCCTGCTTGCATGTGCTTTGTAAATTAAGCTTTCGCTTGCAGcaattgtaacaaaaaaatacatcatcaaTTAATGACAAAGAATTCAGTTTGGGCATTTTTAACTAATTATTTACAAAAGTGAAAAGAGATCTTTCTTGAGACAATGCAGTATTAAAATTAtcagaataaatacatttgacaaattTGTGTAGCCTTTTTGGCATGCAATGAGTGTTTATTAATAGTTCTCTCTCCCCTTTAGCCTGATGACTGTGCCCTTCAGTTGTCTCATAATGGAAGTTATCTGGACTTGGAGTCGACGCTGGCAGAGCAAAAAGATGAATTGGAGGGATTTCAAGAGGAAGGAGGGtaagatcatttttttgtccgtgTGTCTTTTTCCTTTCATTGCACTCCTTTTAAAGTGGTTTGAGTGTCTTCACAGTTACACTTCTCTTTTCGTGAAGCTCAGCTTATTGATCTCGCCGACAAAAGTTTCAGGAGCCAACCTTGTATGTCAAAGAGTTGAAGAGTTAGTCTTTACCCTTTGATGCTGGAAGTCTATCCAAAAGTCTTTCAACACTTCCAAAGCATCATTGGACcatcataaaataaaagtaCACTGTATGTTTCTCTACAGTTTCTTTGTAAAGGTATAAAAACAAGACAGTTGAGAGTTTCCAGGACCCCCACAAGTCCATTGTTCACTAACATGCCTGGCCTCCGATCCAATGATGTCATCACAACCACTTATGAGGTGTAGACATCTTTCATGAGTAATAGCCCTCATCACAATTCAGTTACCTCAGTGTTCTCATTAGAAGCGACTCAACCGCACAACTCCCAGCATCTAATATGTTTTGTCTTGACATACTTTCCAAACCTGGATGAAGAAGAGAAAGGTTGgaaattgtgtttgtgttttttattcactttttggACCAGGATCTTTATTGACTCCATATGTTTTATGCACTGTAGATTGTGTTGACATATCCACTCATACAGGATCACAATCCAAAGGTTGGCATGCGATTTCCTGGTCGACTGGACCACAAACATGTATGGGATTTATTTATCTAACGTGGAATTCTCATGCTGCTCTCCAGCTCGGCTTTTCCTTTGGACGACTGTCTTTCCCCAATTTCAAGTGATGTGGAATGGCTTGGAGCTATTGGGACGCTAGCGAGAGCTGCGAGGTTAAAGTGGTCTTCGCTATCCCTATTCACAGATTAGCCTGCCAAGATGTGCGTCTTGCCAGTTGGCACAAGCTGGCATGAATGTGTGTCATTAAACCCACAGTGTGGTGTCTGAAGAGGCAGGGGGGTTATTGAGAGAAGTAGGGTgaaggtggccagccaattattttgtaaaaatagGCCAGTAGACCTCCTGGCTTTTTATGGCAATGTACAAGTGTACACCGCCATCCCAGCCTTCCATGGTTCTGTTGTTGATTTGATGACTATTACTTCTGATGAGCTCTCCTGCTTTTACTGGACTCCGATATAAAAATAACTCAAGGATTCCAAAGTATTTAGATGTTGATCACATTATGTTTATGccaaggcacacacacacacattcacctcGGTATACCACCACACTCATTAGCAGAAGTAACTAGcagacctttttttattttatttttacagcctACCCATTATCCTGTTGGCCAATAAATGCAACTGTAATTGATATTAATGAGAGGTTACATTCCACGGGCGCCTGTGTCATACCTTGGGTGTTCACAATCAGATTAAAGTATGGTCCTCCCGACAGCCTAGAGATATCCATATCACATAGGCTTATGGGCCATAATCACTTCCACACCACTGCTGGAGTTCAGCTATAGAAGACTGGACCTTGTAAATCCTCCATTCTATCACCGATACGATGCCTCTTGATGTTATAAATGGACAGTATAGTCCAGGCATGTGCTCGGACACGTGTACAGCTTTAGGTAGTCAGAGTGACATCTAAAGATCTTTTGCTATGATGGTTTAATTGAGTCCCATTCATAAATCCCTTCATTCTTGAACTGAGCCACGGCAGTGTGTGACAGTTCTTCTGGGATTGGATGGCCTTTGCAAACGCTTGCCTTTTCAGGAGGCCATTTATGTATAAAAGTCtggttttaatttaatattggGGCTTTATTTCAATACCTCTGATCCTTAAAGCatcgtggggtgctggagactaccccaatttagagtgttcaattggtctaccttgcatgtttttggcatatgggaggaaactgcagtaacctggagaaaacccacacaagccctgggAGACTATAGAAACTCCATTCAGGAAGGTCCAGACCTGGCATCAAACCctagatctcagaactgtgaggtcgacggGCTAACCACTCATACCCTGGGCCGCCTGCATGGTGCTACCAAAATTGTAATGATATTTTCAgtacaaacattattttaatgatCCCTCTCTGTTGGACCGCAATACCAATTCTAACTGAATTTAATGTTTATAATAATTAAGTGATTCAGTTCAGTATCAATGATTCAGTtatttttctacctgttaaaatCACAGTTGTTCAGGGTTTTTCtggaacaaaaatatttttctttaattggaATCTGACATTGTGTGTTATTGCATCACCTGGacattgcaggaaaaaaaacgtcatGTGATTGAAAACCAAACATAAAATTTATTAGGTAGCACCTGAAGTTCATTGCGGGACTTCTGCAGCTTTGGGCTTCATCTCTGCCAGCATGCTGCGTTCTTTGTTGGAGTGCCcagtttttatatttaattaaggAAGGGCGGGCCTCTCTTATATCACATGCTTGTTTAATTTGATAATGAGCACACTGGCCTGTATAGCTTCAGGTAAAGTAAAGGGATACTCTAGCAGTGACGCTGACAGAAAGCAGATATTCATGACTAAAGGGTTCTGGTTACCCTTTTAGATTAAGTTCCTGTTTGCTGTCTCATCCCGCGAGTTGTCTCGACAGATGTTA includes:
- the slc6a19b gene encoding solute carrier family 6 member 19b; this translates as MKLTLPNPGLDDRILSHQQLDKLEKEEAGDRPKWENKAQYMLTCVGFCVGLGNVWRFPYLCQSHGGGAFMIPFLILLVLEGIPLLYLEFAIGQRLRGGSVGVWSSIHPYLTGIGIASMCVSLTISLYYNNIIAWILWYFFNSFQDPLPWSQCPMNENLTDFVSECARSSPVDYFWYRETLNTTTNIMDDGGIQWWTLLTHICAWSVLYVCIVRGIETTGKAVYVTSTLPYVVLTIFLIRGLTLKGSISGLKFLFTPNLDELAKPATWLNAGAQVFYSFSLAFGGLISFSSYNSIHNNCEQDAVIVSTINGVTSVFAATVIYTIIGFRATQRYDTCINGNILTLVNIFELPEGYIIDSNYTEALQDLNATYPNVIQGLNLDTCDLNVFLSEGVEGTGLAFIVFTEAITKMPFSPLWSVLFFVMLFSLGLSSMFGNIEGVLVPLQDFKVFPKKWPKEAVTGVTCLLCCLVGLIFVQGSGNYWLALFDTYGGSIPLLVVGFCEMFAVVYIYGIDRFNEDIEFMIGHKPNIFWQATWRFISPLIMIFILIFYFITKVSEKIVYKAWDPEYEKFPSLEEKSYPPWIYVIIFILAGIPSIAIPFMALFKCLQAKRTRKSKIEFDEKPTLSLT